A single region of the Silene latifolia isolate original U9 population chromosome 8, ASM4854445v1, whole genome shotgun sequence genome encodes:
- the LOC141595910 gene encoding uncharacterized protein LOC141595910: MSWELRLGNSIELETLIEFEMEHQQQQQQQQQRDELFRILFAVVRDDHPENVFTSMENIMCVLLDETDDISEELLLILLSTLGRRSIQGVSVSEAARKLAMNVIDSRAAKLEPLVKQFLVSSISEDGHSNYRIHYHRLIYDLYRYSPQILSTLIPYITRELLNDQSEARIRTVNLVGELFAIPDSVIHEAFQPIFVEFLKRLTDKDVEVRMTVLDFVKKSLRSNPSKPKAAQIFAALCDRLLDYDENMRKQVVAIICDVACFNPGSVPVETTKLVAERVHDKFVSLETLAVKASANLSHPSESGEFQDVKKYAQSKPELDDWVSGTYFNKGLMSSPDTPVPVLHKAERKYEIGKVSDEEQAKQRKFKGILNKLTPQNFDRLFEQVKELNIYDITTLIGVASQIFDRALTEPIFCEMYANFCQHLASELPDLSVDDEKITFRRLLVTKCQEEFERKEREEQKANSADGEGGSEQSEAVREEMRVKVRRRMLGNYRLIGELYKKRMLTERIMHECIKKVLGQFQKPDEENIEALCKLMSTIGKMIDHPKAKEHMDAYFDIMGQLSNDMKLSLRVRFMLKDAIDLRKNKWQQRRKIEGPKKIEEVHRDAAQERQGRVNWLSHNTSM; encoded by the exons ATGAGCTGGGAATTGCGTTTGGGGAATTCGATTGAATTGGAAACCCTAATTGAATTTGAAATGGagcatcagcagcagcagcagcagcagcagcaacggGACGAGCTCTTCAGGATCCTTTTTGCTGTTGTAAG GGATGATCATCCCGAAAATGTTTTCACATCAATGGAAAATATCATGTGTGTTCTTTTGGATGAAACTGATGATATCAGTGAAGAATTGCTACTTATTTTGCTTTCAACGCTGGGACGACGTAGTATACAA GGTGTTAGTGTTAGTGAGGCTGCTAGGAAGCTTGCCATGAATGTTATTGACAGCCGTGCTGCTAAACTTGAACCTCTTGTCAAACAATTCCTTGTATCATCAATCTCAGAAGACGGTCATTCAAATTATCGTATTCACTACCACCGTCTTATATATGATTTGTACCGTTATTCACCTCAGATTTTATCCACTCTTATTCCCTACATAACTCGGGAACTACTG AACGACCAGTCAGAAGCTCGCATTAGAACAGTTAATTTGGTTGGTGAGCTTTTTGCCATTCCAGATTCTGTAATCCATGAAGCCTTTCAACCTATATTTGTGGAGTTCTTAAAGAGGTTAACAGATAAGGATGTTGAAGTGCGGATGACTGTACTAGACTTTGTAAAAAAAAGTCTTCGTTCAAATCCATCAAAACCCAAGGCTGCTCAAATTTTTG CTGCCCTCTGTGATCGGCTCCTGGACTATGATGAAAATATGCGGAAGCAAGTTGTTGCAATTATCTGTGATGTTGCTTGTTTCAACCCGGGATCCGTTCCAGTTGAAACCACAAAACTGGTTGCAGAACGCGTCCATGACAAATTTGTGTCTCTTGAAACCCTTGCTGTTAAAGCCTCTGCAAACTTGTCTCATCCATCTGAAAGCGGTGAATTCCAGGATGTGAAGAAGTATGCGCAGAGTAAACCTGAGTTGGATGATTGGGTAAGCGGTACTTACTTCAATAAAGGTTTGATGTCTTCTCCTGATACTCCGGTACCAGTACTACACAAAGCTGAAAGGAAGTATGAAATTGGTAAAGTAAGTGATGAAGAACAAGCAAAACAGAGGAAGTTTAAGGGCATTTTAAACAAGCTGACTCCACAAAACTTTGATAGACTATTTGAGCAAGTTAAAGAATTAAACATATACGATATTACAACTTTAATTGGAGTGGCCTCTCAGATCTTTGACAGAGCTTTAACAGAGCCAATTTTCTGTGAAATGTATGCAAACTTTTGCCAACACCTCGCATCTGAGTTGCCAGACCTTAGTGTAGATGATGAGAAGATCACGTTCAGGCGGTTGCTCGTTACCAAATGtcaggaggaatttgagaggaaaGAAAGAGAGGAACAAAAAGCCAATAGTGCTGATGGAGAAGGTGGCTCTGAACAGTCTGAAGCAGTGAGAGAAGAGATGAGAGTGAAAGTGCGGAGGCGTATGCTGGGTAACTATAGATTGATAGGAGAGTTGTACAAGAAGAGGATGTTGACAGAAAGAATTATGCACGAGTGTATAAAGAAGGTGTTGGGCCAATTTCAAAAACCTGATGAAGAGAACATTGAAGCTTTGTGCAAGTTGATGAGCACTATCGGGAAGATGATCGATCATCCCAAAGCCAAGGAGCATATGGATGCTTATTTTGACATCATGGGGCAGCTCTCCAATGATATGAAGCTATCTTTAAGAGTACGGTTCATGTTGAAGGATGCTATTGATTTAAGGAAAAACAAATGGCAACAGAGAAGGAAGATTGAAGGGCCGAAGAAGATTGAAGAAGTGCATCGTGATGCTGCTCAGGAAAGGCAGGGTCGAGTTAATTGGTTAAGTCACAATACCAGCATGTAA
- the LOC141595911 gene encoding putative MO25-like protein At5g47540, giving the protein MKGLFKSKPRTPAELVRLSRDLLILFDQDSIRENKRDDKMAELSKVIRELKCILYGNSEAEPMPEACMQLTQEFFRENTFRLVVICLPKLNLEARKDATQIVANLQRQQVNSRLIASDYLERNTDLIDILMTGYENAEMALHYGPMLRECIRHQVVAKYVLESEHLKKFFDFIQLPNFDIAADAAATFKELMTRHKSTVAEFLSNNYDWFFEDYNSKLLESSNYITRRQAVKLLGDMLLDRSNSATMTKYVSSRENLRILMNLLRDTSKTIQIEAFHVFKLFVANQNKPADIANILVANKSKLLRLLGDLKTDKEDEQFDSDKAQVIQEIASLELKEIP; this is encoded by the exons ATGAAGGGATTATTCAAATCGAAGCCACGAACTCCCGCGGAACTTGTTCGATTATCTCGCGATCTTCTTATCCTCTTCGATCAAGACTCAATACGCGAAAACAAGCGCGATGATAAG ATGGCGGAGCTTAGCAAGGTTATCCGGGAGCTGAAATGTATTTTATACGGGAATAGCGAAGCCGAACCAATGCCAGAGGCTTGTATGCAGTTAACACAAGAGTTCTTTAGAGAGAACACTTTCCGTTTGGTTGTTATTTGTCTTCCCAAATTAAACTTGGAG GCTCGTAAAGATGCCACTCAAATTGTTGCTAATTTGCAAAGGCAACAAGTCAATTCTCGTTTAATTGCATCCGACTACCTGGAAAGAAATACAGATCTCATTGATATTCTTATGACCGG ATATGAGAATGCAGAGATGGCCTTGCATTATGGTCCTATGCTAAGGGAGTGCATACGTCATCAAGTGGTGGCAAA ATATGTATTGGAATCAGAGCATCTAAAGAAATTCTTTGATTTCATCCAACTCCCAAATTTTGACATTGCTGCCGATGCTGCTGCTACTTTTAAG GAACTCATGACAAGGCATAAATCTACTGTAGCAGAATTTCTTTCCAACAATTATGATTGG TTTTTTGAAGATTATAACTCAAAACTACTAGAATCGAGCAACTACATCACCAGGAGACAAGCTGTTAAG CTCTTGGGAGATATGTTGCTTGACCGTAGCAACTCTGCTACCATGACTAAATACGTAAGCTCCCGGGAAAACTTAAGGATACTCATGAATCTTTTAAGG GATACAAGCAAGACCATTCAGATAGAAGCCTTCCATGTTTTTAAG TTATTTGTCGCGAATCAGAACAAGCCAGCTGACATTGCAAATATTCTAGTTGCAAATAAGAGCAAGCTCCTTCGTTTGCTAGGGGATCTCAAGACTGATAAAG AGGATGAACAATTTGACTCTGACAAGGCCCAAGTCATCCAGGAGATAGCTTCTCTGGAGCTGAAAGAGATCCCTTGA
- the LOC141595907 gene encoding heterogeneous nuclear ribonucleoprotein 1-like encodes MEPGKLFVGGISWDTNEDRLREYFQTFGEVVEAVIMKDRATGRARGFGFVIYADPAVAERVVRQKHMIDGRTVEAKKAVPRDDQHMVSRNHGSPIASPVLPVRTKKIFVGGLASTVTEGDFKRYFDQFGIITDVVVMYDHNTQRPRGFGFITFDSEEAVDRALINNFHELHGKMVEVKRAVPKELSPGPIRSPLGGGTGGLSRVNSFLNGYVQGYSPSPIGGHGVKIDERHSPMSFARSGFPPFSPSGYGNALNYEPRMSPNFGEAANLFQKLNFEQGLSVLHGSNGNRQHNSSTEFDGISRGSGSNLGSSWSLWGNGSINDSTSSLGFRAGDIEADAFKHSEALWNSSPLSIQPNRRSSVGLNLNYGREEANLGSAVGLYDRDLGTRVPTPSFASLDGIYDAKFDGFSAGGSEPWPLSSLGLNGSGSFEAGLGNAVSDVPLNNPAGLCW; translated from the exons ATGGAGCCAGGAAAGCTATTTGTAGGTGGGATTTCATGGGACACGAATGAGGATCGTCTGAGAGAGTACTTTCAAACATTTGGGGAGGTTGTGGAAGCTGTGATCATGAAGGATCGGGCCACTGGTCGTGCTCGTGGCTTTGGCTTTGTTATTTATGCTGACCCTGCTGTTGCTGAGCGAGTTGTCAGGCAGAAACATATGATTGATGGTCGTACT GTTGAGGCAAAGAAGGCTGTACCTAGAGATGATCAGCACATGGTAAGCAGAAACCATGGCAGCCCTATTGCATCACCAGTGCTTCCTGTGCGCACAAAGAAGATATTTGTAGGAGGTTTAGCGTCTACTGTGACAGAGGGAGACTTCAAAAGATATTTTGATCAGTTTGGGATCATCACTGATGTAGTTGTTATGTATGACCACAACACCCAAAGGCCAAGAGGCTTTGGGTTTATCACCTTTGACTCTGAAGAAGCTGTGGACAGAGCATTGATTAACAATTTTCATGAGCTTCATGGTAAAATGGTCGAGGTGAAGCGAGCTGTTCCTAAAGAGCTGTCTCCAGGGCCTATCCGGAGTCCTTTAGGTGGTGGTACCGGTGGGCTTAGCAGGGTTAATAGCTTTCTCAATGGCTATGTACAAGGATATAGTCCAAGCCCTATTGGTGGACATGGAGTGAAAATTGATGAACGCCACAGTCCCATGTCATTTGCTCGAAGTGGATTTCCTCCCTTCAGCCCTTCTGGTTATGGAAATGCATTGAACTATGAGCCAAGAATGAGTCCGAATTTTGGCGAAGCTGCAAATCTCTTTCAAAAACTGAACTTTGAGCAAGGATTAAGTGTGTTACACGGCAGCAACGGAAACCGACAGCATAATAGCTCTACAGAATTTGATGGAATCAGTAGAGGTAGCGGCTCTAATCTAGGTTCATCTTGGAGTTTGTGGGGAAATGGGAGCATTAATGATTCCACTAGCTCTCTGGGCTTTAGAGCTGGAGATATTGAGGCGGATGCTTTCAAACATAGTGAGGCACTTTGGAATTCTTCTCCTCTTTCAATTCAACCTAATAGGCGTTCCTCTGTTGGTCTGAACCTAAACTATGGCCGTGAAGAAGCTAATCTTGGATCAGCAGTGGGATTATATGACAGAGACCTTGGAACTAGGGTACCGACTCCATCTTTTGCCTCATTAGATGGTATATATGATGCTAAGTTTGATGGTTTCAGTGCTGGTGGAAGTGAACCATGGCCACTGTCATCTTTGGGACTGAACGGATCTGGATCGTTTGAAGCTGGGTTGGGTAATGCAGTATCAGATGTTCCACTTAATAATCCTGCTGGTTTGTGCTGGTAG
- the LOC141595909 gene encoding uncharacterized protein LOC141595909, translating into MVSVEESQSNPTRLHSIYTHFHSPSSLSSSKIWRDRGRSMRTVRSSLFSPSPTHSHTHPHHNPSPFVSENLSDSAIDIRLGELASKTPKSNKSSSFAEQDFFLDDLSSAGSDYSACSSDISGELQRLAGLSPAYAPSSGSYSPEPEPCAGFLQRDSFSTEIIESISPEDLQPTVKLCVDSLSSPSVAIRRSAAAKLRLLAKNRADNRVLIADSGGVQGLVPLLKCEDPWTQEHAVTAILNLSLHPDNKLPIAEHSGAIKSLIYVLKTGTEAAKQNAAAALMSLAMVEETRLTIGGSGAIPPVVALLMKGSSRGKKDALTTLYKLCSAGANKERAVSAGAVRPLVELIGEQGKGVAEKALVVLSSLAGVEAGRMAIVEHGGIPALVEAVEDSSPKGKEFAVGTLLQLCVESVRNRGLLVAEAGIPPLVSLSQTGTARAKHKAETLLRYLREPRKQQEASCSTP; encoded by the exons ATGGTGTCGGTGGAAGAATCACAGTCCAACCCAACTCGTCTCCATTCAATCTACACCCACTTCCACTCACCCTCCTCCCTCTCCTCTTCTAAGATCTGGCGTGACCGCGGCCGGTCTATGAGAACCGTCCGGTCCAGTCTCTTCTCACCCTCCCCAACCCACTCCCACACCCACCCGCACCACAATCCTTCTCCTTTCGTCTCAGAAAACCTGTCAGACTCCGCAATCGATATCCGCCTCGGTGAACTCGCCTCCAAAACCCCtaaatcaaacaaatcatcttcCTTCGCTGAACAAGACTTCTTCCTTGACGACCTCTCCTCCGCCGGCTCTGACTACTCCGCCTGCAGCTCCGATATCTCCGGGGAGCTCCAGCGTCTCGCCGGTTTATCCCCGGCTTATGCTCCGTCTTCCGGTTCATACTCTCCTGAACCGGAACCATGCGCCGGGTTTCTCCAGCGCGACAGCTTCTCTACCGAGATTATTGAGAGTATCTCTCCTGAAGACCTCCAGCCGACAGTTAAGCTCTGTGTCGATAGCCTTAGCTCTCCGTCTGTCGCAATTAGACGATCAGCTGCTGCTAAGCTGCGGTTACTCGCGAAGAATCGGGCTGATAATCGGGTTTTGATTGCGGATTCCGGTGGGGTCCAGGGTTTGGTGCCGTTGTTGAAGTGTGAGGACCCGTGGACGCAGGAGCACGCGGTGACGGCGATATTAAACCTGTCTTTACATCCGGATAATAAGCTCCCGATTGCCGAGCATTCCGGCGCGATTAAGTCGTTGATATATGTGTTGAAGACAGGGACCGAAGCCGCTAAACAGAATGCGGCGGCAGCGTTGATGAGTTTAGCGATGGTGGAGGAGACGAGGTTGACGATCGGAGGAAGCGGAGCGATTCCACCTGTTGTGGCGTTGTTGATGAAGGGAAGCAGCAGAGGGAAGAAGGACGCGCTAACGACGTTGTATAAGCTGTGTAGTGCGGGAGCGAATAAGGAGAGGGCGGTCAGTGCGGGTGCGGTGAGACCGTTGGTTGAGTTGATTGGGGAGCAGGGGAAAGGTGTGGCGGAGAAGGCGTTGGTTGTATTGAGTAGTTTGGCGGGTGTGGAGGCGGGGAGGATGGCGATTGTTGAGCATGGAGGGATACCGGCTTTGGTGGAGGCGGTTGAGGATAGTTCTCCTAAAGGGAAGGAGTTTGCGGTAGGGACGTTGTTGCAGCTGTGTGTTGAAAGTGTTAGGAATAGAGGTTTGTTGGTTGCTGAAGCTGGTATTCCTCCTCTTGTCTCGCTTTCTCAGACCGGTACTGCTCGTGCTAAGCACAAG GCGGAGACGCTTCTTAGGTACTTGAGGGAGCCAAGGAAACAACAGGAAGCCTCATGTTCGACTCCTTAA
- the LOC141595908 gene encoding inositol transporter 4-like, whose product MVEGGIVKADKTEFTECFRTIGKTPYIMRLAFSAGIGGLLFGYDTGVISGALLYIKEDFKDVERKTWLQETIVATAVAGAIIGAGIGGWLNDKFGRKPAILIADILFFIGAFIMALAPAPWVIILGRVFVGLGVGMASMTSPLYISETSPSRIRGALVSTNGLLITGGQFLSYLINLGFTRVDGTWRWMLGVAAVPAFLQFILMLSLPESPRWLYRNNKVSEAESILAKIYGPEEVEEEMKALKASVEHEIAAEGEIGGGSMLTKVRKAWGNTVVRRGLYAGITVQVAQQFVGINTVMYYSPTIVQLAGFASKSTALALSLITSGLNAVGSIVSMMFVDRHGRRRLMIISMFGIITCLVVLSIVFYQAAEHAPGISYTESTHFGVNSTCGAFTSAPNPAAWNCMTCLKAASECAFCTNKANQLHPGACLAKTDGMKAACHGEHRVYFTEGCPSKFGFLAVVLLGAYIISYSPGMGTVPWIVNSEIYPLRYRGVGGGIAAVANWTSNLIVSETFLTLTQALGSAGTFLLFAGFSAIGLIFIYLLVPETKGLPIEEVEIMLEKGFKPSLLGGKRTNKEINGSES is encoded by the exons ATGGTGGAAGGAGGAATAGTGAAGGCAGACAAGACAGAGTTTACAGAATGTTTCAGAACAATTGGAAAAACACCTTATATTATGAGGCTTGCCTTCTCTGCTGGCATTGGAGGTCTTCTCTTCGGTTACGACACAG GTGTCATTTCTGGAGCACTTCTCTACATTAAAGAGGATTTCAAAGACGTCGAAAGGAAAACATGGTTGCAG GAAACAATAGTAGCGACCGCAGTTGCAGGAGCTATAATTGGAGCAGGAATAGGAGGGTGGCTTAATGATAAGTTTGGGAGGAAACCTGCAATACTTATAGCagatattttatttttcattggtGCTTTTATCATGGCCCTTGCTCCTGCTCCTTGGGTTATCATTCTTGGACGAGTATTTGTCGGTTTAGGTGTCGGAATGGCGTCAATGACTTCACCATTGTACATATCAGAGACTTCTCCTTCTAGGATCCGAGGCGCTCTTGTTAGCACAAATGGGTTGCTCATTACAGGAGGCCAGTTCCTCTCTTATCTCATCAACCTTGGTTTCACTAGG GTTGATGGAACATGGAGATGGATGCTAGGGGTGGCTGCAGTTCCAGCATTTTTACAGTTTATACTAATGCTATCCCTGCCAGAGTCTCCGAGGTGGCTTTACAGAAAT AATAAAGTTTCAGAGGCGGAGTCAATCTTGGCAAAAATATACGGGCCAGAAGAAGTGGAAGAAGAGATGAAAGCGCTGAAGGCGTCAGTTGAGCATGAGATAGCAGCAGAAGGGGAAATCGGAGGAGGAAGTATGTTAACCAAAGTCCGGAAAGCTTGGGGAAACACGGTGGTGAGAAGAGGCCTATATGCAGGCATAACAGTTCAAGTGGCTCAACAGTTTGTGGGTATCAACACTGTCATGTATTACAGTCCAACCATCGTTCAGTTAGCCGGATTTGCCTCCAAAAGCACAGCCTTGGCATTATCCCTCATCACCTCCGGTCTGAATGCTGTGGGTTCCATTGTTAGCATGATGTTTGTTGACAGGCATGGGAGACGCCGGCTTATGATCATCTCTATGTTTGGCATCATAACTTGCCTTGTTGTATTGTCTATCGTCTTCTATCAAGCTGCTGAACATGCTCCAGGAATCAGCTACACTGAATCCACCCATTTCGGAGTCAACTCTACTTGTGGTGCTTTTACCTCGGCACCAAATCCAGCTGCTTGGAATTGTATGACTTGTCTAAAGGCTGCCTCAGAATGTGCTTTCTGTACCAATAAAGCCAATCAG TTACATCCCGGAGCATGTTTGGCAAAAACAGATGGAATGAAAGCAGCATGCCATGGAGAACACAGAGTGTACTTCACAGAGGGATGTCCAAGCAAATTCGGGTTTTTAGCAGTGGTACTATTAGGTGCATACATTATATCATACTCTCCAGGGATGGGGACAGTGCCATGGATCGTCAACTCCGAAATATATCCTCTAAGATACAGAGGCGTTGGAGGTGGAATTGCAGCCGTGGCTAATTGGACGTCTAATCTCATAGTGAGCGAGACTTTCTTGACATTAACACAGGCCTTAGGGTCAGCCGGCACATTCCTGTTGTTTGCAGGGTTCTCGGCCATTGGACTCATATTCATCTACTTGTTGGTGCCCGAAACAAAAGGGCTACCCATTGAAGAAGTGGAGATTATGTTAGAGAAGGGTTTTAAGCCTAGCTTGTTAGGCGGAAAAAGAACCAACAAGGAGATCAATGGGAGTGAATCTTAA